A genomic window from Salvia miltiorrhiza cultivar Shanhuang (shh) chromosome 5, IMPLAD_Smil_shh, whole genome shotgun sequence includes:
- the LOC130986318 gene encoding protein CHUP1, chloroplastic isoform X1, producing the protein MIVRLGFVVAASIAAYAVKQVSVKNSKPPENSKKRQVENDEAPLEKSWNEGEQDKEHVVYSDSDFKEEEEEEEEDKEEVKLINSIINPALSSPPDFEDEFLPEFESLLSGEIDFPLPTDKYDTAVNIKAEKDRVYESEMANNASELERLRDLVKELEEREVKLEGELLEYYGLKEQESSIAELQKQLKIKTVEIDMLNITINSLQAERKKLQEELSQGVAARKELETARKKIKELQKQIQLEANQTKGQLLLLKQQVSGLQTKEQEIAEVDKKLKAVKELEVEVMELKRKNKELQHEKRELIVKLDSAESKVRTLSNITETEMVAKVREEVNELKHTNEDLVKQVEGLQMNRFSEVEELVYLRWVNACLRFELRNYQTPSGKVSARDLSKSLSPRSQEKAKQLMLEYAGSERGGGDTDMESNFDNTSVDSEDFDNMSVDSSTSRFSSLSKKPGLIQKLKRWGKSKDDSSALSSPARSFAGGSPSRSLKPRGPLEALMLRNAGDGIAITSFGTGENDEFNSPETPKLPPSDSLNNVASSFHLMSKSVEGVLDEKYPAYKDRHKLALEREKHIKEKAQQARAVKFGDPLRVDTKSVSLPPKLALIKEKPIISASSNDQSNENKTDSPIVSKMHLVEIEKRPPRTPRPPPKASGGASGDSNTNAPSRVPGGPPPPPPPPGAPPPPPPPGGPPRPPPPPGSLPPRGGAGGDKVHRAPELVEFYQSLMKREAKNTSSLISTSSNTSEARSNMIGEIENRSSFLLAVKADVETQGEFVQSLASEVRAASFTNIDDLLAFVNWLDEELSFLVDERAVLKHFDWPEGKADALREAAFEYQDLKKLERLVTSFTDDENLPCDAALKKMYKLLEKVENSVYALLRTRDMAVSRYKEFGIPVDWLLDSGVVGKIKLSSVQLARKYMKRVATELDAMNEPEKEPNKEFLLLQGVRFAFRVHQFAGGFDAESMKAFEELRSRANTTKAENKQENE; encoded by the exons ATGATTGTCAGGTTAGGCTTTGTGGTTGCTGCTTCTATTGCAGCATATGCAGTTAAGCAGGTTAGTGTCAAGAACTCGAAGCCGCCGGAGAATTCAAAGAAGCGCCAAG TAGAAAATGATGAAGCACCACTTGAGAAGTCTTGGAATGAAGGGGAACAGGACAAGGAGCATGTTGTGTATTCGGACAGTGATTTCAAGGAG gaggaagaggaagaggaagaggataAAGAAGAGGTGAAGTTGATCAACAGCATCATAAATCCTGCTCTAAGCAGCCCTCCTGATTTCGAAGATGAGTTCTTGCCCGAATTCGAAAGCCTTTTGTCTGGAGAGATTGATTTCCCCTTGCCTACTGACAAGTACGACACGGCCGTGAATATCAAGGCAGAGAAGGACAGGGTTTACGAGAGTGAGATGGCTAACAATGCAAGCGAACTGGAGAGACTGCGTGATCTGGTGAAAGAGTTGGAAGAGAGGGAGGTGAAGCTTGAAGGGGAGCTGCTTGAGTATTACGGACTCAAGGAGCAAGAGTCGAGTATCGCTGAGTTGCAGAAGCAGCTCAAGATCAAGACAGTGGAGATTGATATGCTCAACATAACCATAAACTCTTTGCAGGCTGAGAGGAAGAAACTCCAAGAGGAGCTGTCTCAGGGAGTTGCTGCTAGGAAAGAGCTTGAGACGGCGAGGAAGAAGATAAAGGAACTGCAGAAGCAGATTCAGCTTGAAGCCAACCAGACAAAAGGCCAGCTCTTGCTGCTGAAGCAACAAGTTAGCGGGCTTCAAACCAAGGAGCAGGAAATTGCAGAAGTCGACAAGAAGCTTAAAGCCGTCAAGGAGTTGGAGGTCGAGGTGATGGAGCTTAAGAGGAAGAACAAAGAGCTTCAGCATGAAAAGAGGGAACTAATAGTTAAACTGGATTCTGCTGAATCCAAAGTTAGAACCCTTTCCAACATTACTGAG ACAGAAATGGTGGCCAAAGTAAGAGAAGAGGTCAATGAGCTGAAGCATACAAACGAGGACCTCGTTAAGCAAGTGGAAGGGCTTCAAATGAACAGATTCAGTGAAGTTGAAGAGCTGGTGTATCTTCGTTGGGTGAATGCGTGCCTAAGGTTTGAGCTCCGCAACTACCAAACGCCCTCCGGGAAAGTATCAGCACGTGACCTTAGTAAAAGTTTGAGCCCGAGATCCCAAGAGAAGGCTAAACAGCTCATGTTGGAGTATGCAGGATCAGAGCGTGGAGGAGGGGACACGGATATGgagagcaacttcgacaataCCTCTGTTGACAGCGAGGATTTTGATAATATGTCTGTTGATAGTTCCACAAGCAGATTCAGCAGTCTTAGCAAGAAGCCTGGTTTGATCCAGAAGCTCAAGAGGTGGGGAAAGAGTAAAGACGACTCAAGTGCTCTCTCTTCTCCTGCTCGATCTTTTGCAGGTGGATCACCGAGCAGGAGCCTCAAACCTAGGGGGCCCCTCGAAGCTCTGATGCTAAGAAATGCAGGAGATGGCATTGCCATCACTAGTTTTGGAACTGGAGAGAATGATGAGTTTAATTCCCCTGAAACTCCAAAACTGCCTCCTAGTGATTCACTCAACAATGTAGCATCATCTTTCCATTTGATGTCTAAATCAGTTGAGGGCGTTCTAGACGAGAAGTATCCTGCATACAAGGACCGGCATAAGCTTGCgttggagagagagaaacaTATCAAGGAGAAAGCTCAGCAAGCAAGGGCAGTGAAATTTGGTGACCCTTTGAGGGTGGATACCAAATCTGTTTCTCTGCCCCCAAAACTTGCTCTTATAAAAGAGAAACCTATCATCTCTGCAAGTTCAAATGACCAGTCCAATGAGAACAAAACTGATTCTCCGATAGTTAGCAAAATGCACCTTGTAGAGATTGAAAAGCGCCCTCCAAGGACTCCCCGACCACCCCCTAAAGCATCAGGAGGTGCCTCCGGTGACTCTAACACTAATGCTCCAAGTCGGGTGCCAGGAGGTCCGCCTCCACCACCTCCCCCTCCAGGTGCACCTCCGCCCCCGCCCCCACCCGGTGGGCCTCCTCGTCCTCCGCCTCCACCAGGAAGTCTCCCCCCCAGAGGGGGTGCAGGTGGTGATAAAGTTCACCGGGCTCCTGAACTAGTCGAGTTTTACCAGTCATTGATGAAACGCGAGGCAAAGAATACGTCCTCGTTGATCTCTACATCATCAAACACCTCAGAAGCAAGAAGCAACATGATTGGGGAGATTGAGAACAGATCATCCTTCCTGCTAGCT GTTAAAGCTGATGTGGAAACCCAAGGTGAATTCGTTCAGTCTTTGGCTTCTGAAGTCAGAGCAGCTTCTTTTACAAACATAGATGATTTGCTGGCATTCGTGAACTGGCTAGACGAGGAGCTCTCCTTCTTG GTCGATGAACGCGCTGTCCTCAAGCACTTCGACTGGCCAGAGGGGAAAGCAGACGCGTTAAGAGAGGCAGCATTCGAGTATCAGGACCTCAAGAAACTGGAGAGGCTAGTTACATCATTCACCGATGATGAGAATCTTCCTTGTGATGCTGCTTTGAAGAAGATGTATAAGTTGCTCGAGAA AGTGGAGAATAGTGTATATGCCTTGCTACGAACACGAGACATGGCCGTTTCACGATACAAAGAATTTGGCATTCCGGTGGACTGGCTTCTTGATTCTGGCGTAGTAGGCAAG ATCAAGCTTTCATCAGTTCAACTAGCACGAAAATACATGAAGCGCGTTGCAACAGAACTCGATGCAATGAATGAACCGGAGAAGGAGCCTAACAAGGAATTCTTGCTCCTACAAGGTGTCCGGTTTGCTTTCAGAGTGCATCAG TTTGCGGGAGGGTTCGATGCAGAGAGCATGAAGGCTTTTGAAGAGCTCAGAAGCCGCGCCAATACTACTAAAGCAGAGAATAAACAAGAAAATGAATGA
- the LOC130986318 gene encoding protein CHUP1, chloroplastic isoform X2 gives MIVRLGFVVAASIAAYAVKQVSVKNSKPPENSKKRQENDEAPLEKSWNEGEQDKEHVVYSDSDFKEEEEEEEEDKEEVKLINSIINPALSSPPDFEDEFLPEFESLLSGEIDFPLPTDKYDTAVNIKAEKDRVYESEMANNASELERLRDLVKELEEREVKLEGELLEYYGLKEQESSIAELQKQLKIKTVEIDMLNITINSLQAERKKLQEELSQGVAARKELETARKKIKELQKQIQLEANQTKGQLLLLKQQVSGLQTKEQEIAEVDKKLKAVKELEVEVMELKRKNKELQHEKRELIVKLDSAESKVRTLSNITETEMVAKVREEVNELKHTNEDLVKQVEGLQMNRFSEVEELVYLRWVNACLRFELRNYQTPSGKVSARDLSKSLSPRSQEKAKQLMLEYAGSERGGGDTDMESNFDNTSVDSEDFDNMSVDSSTSRFSSLSKKPGLIQKLKRWGKSKDDSSALSSPARSFAGGSPSRSLKPRGPLEALMLRNAGDGIAITSFGTGENDEFNSPETPKLPPSDSLNNVASSFHLMSKSVEGVLDEKYPAYKDRHKLALEREKHIKEKAQQARAVKFGDPLRVDTKSVSLPPKLALIKEKPIISASSNDQSNENKTDSPIVSKMHLVEIEKRPPRTPRPPPKASGGASGDSNTNAPSRVPGGPPPPPPPPGAPPPPPPPGGPPRPPPPPGSLPPRGGAGGDKVHRAPELVEFYQSLMKREAKNTSSLISTSSNTSEARSNMIGEIENRSSFLLAVKADVETQGEFVQSLASEVRAASFTNIDDLLAFVNWLDEELSFLVDERAVLKHFDWPEGKADALREAAFEYQDLKKLERLVTSFTDDENLPCDAALKKMYKLLEKVENSVYALLRTRDMAVSRYKEFGIPVDWLLDSGVVGKIKLSSVQLARKYMKRVATELDAMNEPEKEPNKEFLLLQGVRFAFRVHQFAGGFDAESMKAFEELRSRANTTKAENKQENE, from the exons ATGATTGTCAGGTTAGGCTTTGTGGTTGCTGCTTCTATTGCAGCATATGCAGTTAAGCAGGTTAGTGTCAAGAACTCGAAGCCGCCGGAGAATTCAAAGAAGCGCCAAG AAAATGATGAAGCACCACTTGAGAAGTCTTGGAATGAAGGGGAACAGGACAAGGAGCATGTTGTGTATTCGGACAGTGATTTCAAGGAG gaggaagaggaagaggaagaggataAAGAAGAGGTGAAGTTGATCAACAGCATCATAAATCCTGCTCTAAGCAGCCCTCCTGATTTCGAAGATGAGTTCTTGCCCGAATTCGAAAGCCTTTTGTCTGGAGAGATTGATTTCCCCTTGCCTACTGACAAGTACGACACGGCCGTGAATATCAAGGCAGAGAAGGACAGGGTTTACGAGAGTGAGATGGCTAACAATGCAAGCGAACTGGAGAGACTGCGTGATCTGGTGAAAGAGTTGGAAGAGAGGGAGGTGAAGCTTGAAGGGGAGCTGCTTGAGTATTACGGACTCAAGGAGCAAGAGTCGAGTATCGCTGAGTTGCAGAAGCAGCTCAAGATCAAGACAGTGGAGATTGATATGCTCAACATAACCATAAACTCTTTGCAGGCTGAGAGGAAGAAACTCCAAGAGGAGCTGTCTCAGGGAGTTGCTGCTAGGAAAGAGCTTGAGACGGCGAGGAAGAAGATAAAGGAACTGCAGAAGCAGATTCAGCTTGAAGCCAACCAGACAAAAGGCCAGCTCTTGCTGCTGAAGCAACAAGTTAGCGGGCTTCAAACCAAGGAGCAGGAAATTGCAGAAGTCGACAAGAAGCTTAAAGCCGTCAAGGAGTTGGAGGTCGAGGTGATGGAGCTTAAGAGGAAGAACAAAGAGCTTCAGCATGAAAAGAGGGAACTAATAGTTAAACTGGATTCTGCTGAATCCAAAGTTAGAACCCTTTCCAACATTACTGAG ACAGAAATGGTGGCCAAAGTAAGAGAAGAGGTCAATGAGCTGAAGCATACAAACGAGGACCTCGTTAAGCAAGTGGAAGGGCTTCAAATGAACAGATTCAGTGAAGTTGAAGAGCTGGTGTATCTTCGTTGGGTGAATGCGTGCCTAAGGTTTGAGCTCCGCAACTACCAAACGCCCTCCGGGAAAGTATCAGCACGTGACCTTAGTAAAAGTTTGAGCCCGAGATCCCAAGAGAAGGCTAAACAGCTCATGTTGGAGTATGCAGGATCAGAGCGTGGAGGAGGGGACACGGATATGgagagcaacttcgacaataCCTCTGTTGACAGCGAGGATTTTGATAATATGTCTGTTGATAGTTCCACAAGCAGATTCAGCAGTCTTAGCAAGAAGCCTGGTTTGATCCAGAAGCTCAAGAGGTGGGGAAAGAGTAAAGACGACTCAAGTGCTCTCTCTTCTCCTGCTCGATCTTTTGCAGGTGGATCACCGAGCAGGAGCCTCAAACCTAGGGGGCCCCTCGAAGCTCTGATGCTAAGAAATGCAGGAGATGGCATTGCCATCACTAGTTTTGGAACTGGAGAGAATGATGAGTTTAATTCCCCTGAAACTCCAAAACTGCCTCCTAGTGATTCACTCAACAATGTAGCATCATCTTTCCATTTGATGTCTAAATCAGTTGAGGGCGTTCTAGACGAGAAGTATCCTGCATACAAGGACCGGCATAAGCTTGCgttggagagagagaaacaTATCAAGGAGAAAGCTCAGCAAGCAAGGGCAGTGAAATTTGGTGACCCTTTGAGGGTGGATACCAAATCTGTTTCTCTGCCCCCAAAACTTGCTCTTATAAAAGAGAAACCTATCATCTCTGCAAGTTCAAATGACCAGTCCAATGAGAACAAAACTGATTCTCCGATAGTTAGCAAAATGCACCTTGTAGAGATTGAAAAGCGCCCTCCAAGGACTCCCCGACCACCCCCTAAAGCATCAGGAGGTGCCTCCGGTGACTCTAACACTAATGCTCCAAGTCGGGTGCCAGGAGGTCCGCCTCCACCACCTCCCCCTCCAGGTGCACCTCCGCCCCCGCCCCCACCCGGTGGGCCTCCTCGTCCTCCGCCTCCACCAGGAAGTCTCCCCCCCAGAGGGGGTGCAGGTGGTGATAAAGTTCACCGGGCTCCTGAACTAGTCGAGTTTTACCAGTCATTGATGAAACGCGAGGCAAAGAATACGTCCTCGTTGATCTCTACATCATCAAACACCTCAGAAGCAAGAAGCAACATGATTGGGGAGATTGAGAACAGATCATCCTTCCTGCTAGCT GTTAAAGCTGATGTGGAAACCCAAGGTGAATTCGTTCAGTCTTTGGCTTCTGAAGTCAGAGCAGCTTCTTTTACAAACATAGATGATTTGCTGGCATTCGTGAACTGGCTAGACGAGGAGCTCTCCTTCTTG GTCGATGAACGCGCTGTCCTCAAGCACTTCGACTGGCCAGAGGGGAAAGCAGACGCGTTAAGAGAGGCAGCATTCGAGTATCAGGACCTCAAGAAACTGGAGAGGCTAGTTACATCATTCACCGATGATGAGAATCTTCCTTGTGATGCTGCTTTGAAGAAGATGTATAAGTTGCTCGAGAA AGTGGAGAATAGTGTATATGCCTTGCTACGAACACGAGACATGGCCGTTTCACGATACAAAGAATTTGGCATTCCGGTGGACTGGCTTCTTGATTCTGGCGTAGTAGGCAAG ATCAAGCTTTCATCAGTTCAACTAGCACGAAAATACATGAAGCGCGTTGCAACAGAACTCGATGCAATGAATGAACCGGAGAAGGAGCCTAACAAGGAATTCTTGCTCCTACAAGGTGTCCGGTTTGCTTTCAGAGTGCATCAG TTTGCGGGAGGGTTCGATGCAGAGAGCATGAAGGCTTTTGAAGAGCTCAGAAGCCGCGCCAATACTACTAAAGCAGAGAATAAACAAGAAAATGAATGA
- the LOC130986318 gene encoding protein CHUP1, chloroplastic isoform X3, protein MIVRLGFVVAASIAAYAVKQVSVKNSKPPENSKKRQVENDEAPLEKSWNEGEQDKEHVVYSDSDFKEVEEEEDKEEVKLINSIINPALSSPPDFEDEFLPEFESLLSGEIDFPLPTDKYDTAVNIKAEKDRVYESEMANNASELERLRDLVKELEEREVKLEGELLEYYGLKEQESSIAELQKQLKIKTVEIDMLNITINSLQAERKKLQEELSQGVAARKELETARKKIKELQKQIQLEANQTKGQLLLLKQQVSGLQTKEQEIAEVDKKLKAVKELEVEVMELKRKNKELQHEKRELIVKLDSAESKVRTLSNITETEMVAKVREEVNELKHTNEDLVKQVEGLQMNRFSEVEELVYLRWVNACLRFELRNYQTPSGKVSARDLSKSLSPRSQEKAKQLMLEYAGSERGGGDTDMESNFDNTSVDSEDFDNMSVDSSTSRFSSLSKKPGLIQKLKRWGKSKDDSSALSSPARSFAGGSPSRSLKPRGPLEALMLRNAGDGIAITSFGTGENDEFNSPETPKLPPSDSLNNVASSFHLMSKSVEGVLDEKYPAYKDRHKLALEREKHIKEKAQQARAVKFGDPLRVDTKSVSLPPKLALIKEKPIISASSNDQSNENKTDSPIVSKMHLVEIEKRPPRTPRPPPKASGGASGDSNTNAPSRVPGGPPPPPPPPGAPPPPPPPGGPPRPPPPPGSLPPRGGAGGDKVHRAPELVEFYQSLMKREAKNTSSLISTSSNTSEARSNMIGEIENRSSFLLAVKADVETQGEFVQSLASEVRAASFTNIDDLLAFVNWLDEELSFLVDERAVLKHFDWPEGKADALREAAFEYQDLKKLERLVTSFTDDENLPCDAALKKMYKLLEKVENSVYALLRTRDMAVSRYKEFGIPVDWLLDSGVVGKIKLSSVQLARKYMKRVATELDAMNEPEKEPNKEFLLLQGVRFAFRVHQFAGGFDAESMKAFEELRSRANTTKAENKQENE, encoded by the exons ATGATTGTCAGGTTAGGCTTTGTGGTTGCTGCTTCTATTGCAGCATATGCAGTTAAGCAGGTTAGTGTCAAGAACTCGAAGCCGCCGGAGAATTCAAAGAAGCGCCAAG TAGAAAATGATGAAGCACCACTTGAGAAGTCTTGGAATGAAGGGGAACAGGACAAGGAGCATGTTGTGTATTCGGACAGTGATTTCAAGGAGGTG gaagaggaagaggataAAGAAGAGGTGAAGTTGATCAACAGCATCATAAATCCTGCTCTAAGCAGCCCTCCTGATTTCGAAGATGAGTTCTTGCCCGAATTCGAAAGCCTTTTGTCTGGAGAGATTGATTTCCCCTTGCCTACTGACAAGTACGACACGGCCGTGAATATCAAGGCAGAGAAGGACAGGGTTTACGAGAGTGAGATGGCTAACAATGCAAGCGAACTGGAGAGACTGCGTGATCTGGTGAAAGAGTTGGAAGAGAGGGAGGTGAAGCTTGAAGGGGAGCTGCTTGAGTATTACGGACTCAAGGAGCAAGAGTCGAGTATCGCTGAGTTGCAGAAGCAGCTCAAGATCAAGACAGTGGAGATTGATATGCTCAACATAACCATAAACTCTTTGCAGGCTGAGAGGAAGAAACTCCAAGAGGAGCTGTCTCAGGGAGTTGCTGCTAGGAAAGAGCTTGAGACGGCGAGGAAGAAGATAAAGGAACTGCAGAAGCAGATTCAGCTTGAAGCCAACCAGACAAAAGGCCAGCTCTTGCTGCTGAAGCAACAAGTTAGCGGGCTTCAAACCAAGGAGCAGGAAATTGCAGAAGTCGACAAGAAGCTTAAAGCCGTCAAGGAGTTGGAGGTCGAGGTGATGGAGCTTAAGAGGAAGAACAAAGAGCTTCAGCATGAAAAGAGGGAACTAATAGTTAAACTGGATTCTGCTGAATCCAAAGTTAGAACCCTTTCCAACATTACTGAG ACAGAAATGGTGGCCAAAGTAAGAGAAGAGGTCAATGAGCTGAAGCATACAAACGAGGACCTCGTTAAGCAAGTGGAAGGGCTTCAAATGAACAGATTCAGTGAAGTTGAAGAGCTGGTGTATCTTCGTTGGGTGAATGCGTGCCTAAGGTTTGAGCTCCGCAACTACCAAACGCCCTCCGGGAAAGTATCAGCACGTGACCTTAGTAAAAGTTTGAGCCCGAGATCCCAAGAGAAGGCTAAACAGCTCATGTTGGAGTATGCAGGATCAGAGCGTGGAGGAGGGGACACGGATATGgagagcaacttcgacaataCCTCTGTTGACAGCGAGGATTTTGATAATATGTCTGTTGATAGTTCCACAAGCAGATTCAGCAGTCTTAGCAAGAAGCCTGGTTTGATCCAGAAGCTCAAGAGGTGGGGAAAGAGTAAAGACGACTCAAGTGCTCTCTCTTCTCCTGCTCGATCTTTTGCAGGTGGATCACCGAGCAGGAGCCTCAAACCTAGGGGGCCCCTCGAAGCTCTGATGCTAAGAAATGCAGGAGATGGCATTGCCATCACTAGTTTTGGAACTGGAGAGAATGATGAGTTTAATTCCCCTGAAACTCCAAAACTGCCTCCTAGTGATTCACTCAACAATGTAGCATCATCTTTCCATTTGATGTCTAAATCAGTTGAGGGCGTTCTAGACGAGAAGTATCCTGCATACAAGGACCGGCATAAGCTTGCgttggagagagagaaacaTATCAAGGAGAAAGCTCAGCAAGCAAGGGCAGTGAAATTTGGTGACCCTTTGAGGGTGGATACCAAATCTGTTTCTCTGCCCCCAAAACTTGCTCTTATAAAAGAGAAACCTATCATCTCTGCAAGTTCAAATGACCAGTCCAATGAGAACAAAACTGATTCTCCGATAGTTAGCAAAATGCACCTTGTAGAGATTGAAAAGCGCCCTCCAAGGACTCCCCGACCACCCCCTAAAGCATCAGGAGGTGCCTCCGGTGACTCTAACACTAATGCTCCAAGTCGGGTGCCAGGAGGTCCGCCTCCACCACCTCCCCCTCCAGGTGCACCTCCGCCCCCGCCCCCACCCGGTGGGCCTCCTCGTCCTCCGCCTCCACCAGGAAGTCTCCCCCCCAGAGGGGGTGCAGGTGGTGATAAAGTTCACCGGGCTCCTGAACTAGTCGAGTTTTACCAGTCATTGATGAAACGCGAGGCAAAGAATACGTCCTCGTTGATCTCTACATCATCAAACACCTCAGAAGCAAGAAGCAACATGATTGGGGAGATTGAGAACAGATCATCCTTCCTGCTAGCT GTTAAAGCTGATGTGGAAACCCAAGGTGAATTCGTTCAGTCTTTGGCTTCTGAAGTCAGAGCAGCTTCTTTTACAAACATAGATGATTTGCTGGCATTCGTGAACTGGCTAGACGAGGAGCTCTCCTTCTTG GTCGATGAACGCGCTGTCCTCAAGCACTTCGACTGGCCAGAGGGGAAAGCAGACGCGTTAAGAGAGGCAGCATTCGAGTATCAGGACCTCAAGAAACTGGAGAGGCTAGTTACATCATTCACCGATGATGAGAATCTTCCTTGTGATGCTGCTTTGAAGAAGATGTATAAGTTGCTCGAGAA AGTGGAGAATAGTGTATATGCCTTGCTACGAACACGAGACATGGCCGTTTCACGATACAAAGAATTTGGCATTCCGGTGGACTGGCTTCTTGATTCTGGCGTAGTAGGCAAG ATCAAGCTTTCATCAGTTCAACTAGCACGAAAATACATGAAGCGCGTTGCAACAGAACTCGATGCAATGAATGAACCGGAGAAGGAGCCTAACAAGGAATTCTTGCTCCTACAAGGTGTCCGGTTTGCTTTCAGAGTGCATCAG TTTGCGGGAGGGTTCGATGCAGAGAGCATGAAGGCTTTTGAAGAGCTCAGAAGCCGCGCCAATACTACTAAAGCAGAGAATAAACAAGAAAATGAATGA